In the genome of Nitrospira japonica, one region contains:
- a CDS encoding AtpZ/AtpI family protein encodes MPPSQDPFYAGLGQAVRMGTELLAALIVGGGLGWAADTYLWETNPWGMVSGLVLGVIAGIRNAYRSAQRWPKS; translated from the coding sequence ATGCCCCCTTCACAGGATCCGTTTTATGCGGGGCTCGGCCAGGCCGTTCGTATGGGAACGGAACTGCTTGCTGCGCTGATCGTCGGAGGAGGGCTCGGGTGGGCGGCCGACACCTATCTGTGGGAGACGAACCCCTGGGGTATGGTGAGCGGATTGGTTCTGGGCGTCATCGCTGGAATTCGAAACGCGTATCGTTCCGCACAGCGATGGCCCAAGTCGTGA
- a CDS encoding anthranilate synthase component I family protein yields MIRLSLPSKSAFLNGPPQPLVLTLASPQPVRPVDLYARLASISGPSFLLDSGSPQHGSGRFSYIGSSPVTVFSSRQTGGCAPEPDPFHVLRKEIAVGPIARTPHLPPFFGGAVGYLSYDFARRLEHLPATAPVDLSLPDLQFALFDVVTAVDHDQNRIHIMFCPSATRFLGEDRAKLLQEGLDKIAGCEASYAASQTDPPSDSAIPSVSFVPEQSREAYLDRVGRCQRYISDGDIYQANLSHRFTFRIPGCRTRAERLRYEQALYRRLARVNPSPFSGLLRFDDVTLISASPERLVRVRDGWADTRPIAGTRPRGRDSEEDRRLVAELLATEKERAEHVMLVDLERNDLGRVCEFGSVRVDEFMAVEQYSHVSHIVSNVSGRLQPNVAPFDVIRAVFPGGTVTGVPKIRCMEIIDELEPVRRGPYTGSFGYIGWNGDVDLNIIIRTLVLSEHTGYLQVGAGIVADSDPALEYDETLHKAEAFFSALQRGHSCGST; encoded by the coding sequence ATGATCAGACTCTCCCTGCCCTCAAAATCAGCGTTCCTGAACGGCCCGCCCCAGCCGTTGGTGCTGACACTCGCTTCGCCCCAACCGGTTCGACCGGTGGACCTCTACGCACGCTTGGCCTCGATCTCCGGTCCCTCGTTCTTGCTCGACAGCGGCAGTCCGCAGCACGGCTCCGGGCGATTCTCCTATATCGGAAGCAGCCCCGTGACCGTCTTCTCGAGCCGCCAAACCGGCGGTTGTGCGCCGGAACCAGACCCCTTTCACGTCCTGCGCAAGGAAATCGCCGTAGGACCCATTGCAAGAACACCGCACCTGCCTCCATTTTTCGGCGGGGCGGTCGGATACTTGAGCTATGATTTTGCCCGACGCCTGGAGCATCTGCCGGCGACAGCCCCGGTCGATCTGTCTCTTCCGGATCTGCAGTTCGCCTTGTTTGATGTGGTGACAGCCGTCGATCATGATCAAAACCGAATCCACATCATGTTCTGTCCTTCGGCCACGCGCTTTCTGGGAGAAGATCGGGCCAAACTCCTTCAGGAAGGATTGGACAAAATTGCAGGCTGTGAAGCGAGCTACGCCGCCTCGCAGACGGACCCGCCGTCGGATTCGGCCATTCCGTCCGTCTCGTTCGTTCCCGAGCAATCTCGGGAGGCCTATCTCGACCGCGTCGGCCGATGTCAGCGCTACATTTCCGACGGAGATATCTATCAGGCCAACCTCTCCCATCGTTTTACCTTTCGCATCCCCGGCTGCCGTACGCGGGCGGAACGTCTCCGATATGAGCAGGCTTTGTATCGGCGGCTCGCGCGCGTGAACCCTTCTCCCTTTTCGGGTCTGCTACGTTTCGACGACGTGACCCTGATCAGCGCCTCGCCCGAACGCCTCGTCCGAGTCCGCGACGGATGGGCGGACACCAGACCCATCGCCGGCACCAGACCGCGCGGTCGGGATTCAGAGGAGGACCGCCGACTGGTTGCCGAACTTCTCGCCACCGAAAAGGAACGAGCTGAGCACGTGATGCTTGTCGACCTCGAGCGAAATGACCTCGGCCGTGTCTGTGAATTCGGAAGTGTTCGCGTGGACGAGTTCATGGCGGTGGAGCAGTATTCCCATGTGAGCCACATCGTGTCCAACGTCAGCGGCCGTCTTCAACCGAATGTCGCGCCGTTCGACGTGATCAGGGCCGTGTTTCCCGGCGGGACCGTCACCGGAGTTCCGAAAATTCGCTGCATGGAGATCATCGATGAGTTGGAACCCGTCCGCCGAGGACCCTACACCGGGTCGTTCGGCTACATCGGGTGGAACGGGGACGTGGACCTCAACATCATCATACGGACATTGGTCCTGTCGGAACACACCGGATATCTGCAGGTCGGGGCCGGCATCGTCGCCGATTCGGATCCCGCTCTCGAATATGATGAAACGCTTCACAAGGCGGAGGCGTTTTTTTCCGCACTGCAACGGGGACATTCATGTGGATCTACTTGA
- a CDS encoding aminotransferase class IV produces MWIYLNDRFVDDANAMISVFDHGLLYGDGVYETIRSYGDQIFMRDEHLDRLRRSADAIGLRVPVAEDDWPALLNEAMQRNDVGNEQIDAYIRITLSRGVGDIGLDPALCPTPTVIVMTKPLSPPPPHQYQSGVDLIVAKTRRNYPGALDPQIKSTSFLNNILAKREAIAAQAFDSLLLNWESHLAECTVSNLFFVTNGRLRTPSLACGILDGITRRIILSLAREEAIRVEEGAYTLDQLVQADECFLTNTTMEVMPVTSVNRGPLGTGKPGPLTRRLHQIFVTNRPRFLQA; encoded by the coding sequence ATGTGGATCTACTTGAACGACCGATTTGTCGATGACGCGAACGCCATGATTTCGGTTTTTGATCACGGGCTGCTGTACGGTGACGGGGTCTATGAAACCATCCGCTCGTACGGGGACCAGATCTTCATGCGGGACGAGCATCTGGACAGGCTGCGACGTTCCGCCGACGCCATCGGGTTGCGCGTTCCGGTGGCGGAAGACGATTGGCCCGCGCTATTGAACGAGGCCATGCAACGCAACGACGTCGGGAACGAGCAAATCGACGCCTACATTCGAATCACCCTCTCGCGCGGTGTCGGCGACATCGGACTGGATCCGGCCCTTTGTCCGACGCCGACGGTGATCGTCATGACGAAACCGCTCTCCCCGCCCCCGCCTCATCAATATCAAAGCGGGGTCGATCTCATCGTGGCCAAGACCCGGCGCAATTATCCGGGAGCGCTGGATCCGCAAATCAAATCGACGAGCTTTCTCAACAATATTCTGGCCAAGCGTGAGGCCATTGCGGCGCAGGCGTTCGACAGTCTATTGCTGAACTGGGAGTCCCATCTCGCGGAATGTACGGTGAGCAATCTCTTCTTTGTGACGAACGGCCGTCTCCGCACACCGTCGCTGGCTTGCGGGATTCTCGACGGCATTACCCGCCGGATTATTTTGTCACTGGCCCGAGAGGAAGCGATTCGGGTCGAGGAGGGCGCTTACACCCTCGATCAGCTCGTTCAAGCCGATGAATGTTTCCTGACCAATACCACCATGGAAGTGATGCCGGTCACGAGCGTGAACCGGGGTCCGCTTGGCACAGGCAAACCGGGTCCACTCACCCGCAGACTGCATCAAATTTTTGTCACCAATCGGCCGAGATTTTTACAAGCTTGA
- a CDS encoding lytic transglycosylase domain-containing protein: MNQFDLGHHEPCRYRTRLRVAATALAACSSLALFVPSHASAEIYQYVGPNGSISLTNVPSDSRYRRVDIDAAQFHTVLPEHELEPLIRRHSSQHQLHPALIRAVIKAESNFDPRAVSRAGAVGLMQLMPQTAVRMDVRDLYDPEENVAGGTKYLRQLLDRFHGNLPLALAAYNAGEHVVERYQALPPIDETRQYVRKVLRYYRTFLVRDGVITERPLNRYAPPSSAATPETFEPASR; this comes from the coding sequence ATGAATCAATTCGATCTCGGGCATCATGAACCATGCCGGTACCGGACGCGCCTCCGAGTCGCCGCGACGGCGCTCGCGGCTTGTTCCTCCCTGGCCCTATTCGTTCCGAGTCATGCCTCCGCCGAAATCTATCAGTATGTCGGTCCCAACGGATCGATTTCCCTCACCAATGTCCCATCGGATTCCCGCTACCGGCGGGTGGACATCGATGCGGCGCAGTTTCACACCGTGCTCCCGGAACACGAATTGGAACCGCTCATCCGGCGTCATTCGTCTCAGCATCAACTGCACCCCGCACTCATTCGCGCCGTCATTAAGGCAGAGTCGAACTTCGATCCCCGGGCGGTCTCCCGCGCAGGAGCCGTGGGACTTATGCAATTGATGCCTCAAACCGCCGTGCGGATGGACGTCCGGGACTTGTACGACCCCGAAGAGAACGTGGCGGGAGGCACCAAGTACCTGAGGCAGCTGCTCGACCGGTTTCACGGAAACTTGCCCCTTGCCTTGGCCGCCTATAACGCCGGGGAGCATGTCGTGGAACGGTATCAGGCATTGCCGCCGATCGACGAGACCAGACAATATGTTCGCAAAGTGCTGCGCTACTACCGAACGTTTCTCGTGCGCGACGGCGTGATCACGGAACGTCCGCTCAACCGGTACGCCCCCCCGAGTTCAGCAGCAACCCCCGAGACTTTCGAGCCTGCTTCCCGCTGA
- the nadB gene encoding L-aspartate oxidase, with amino-acid sequence MRRLPSSSSPSADFLVIGSGVAGLRAALELSRAGRVLMLTKGHPLQSSSIHAQGGVAVAMSEEDDVAIHLTDTLKAGHGLCRKEAVRVLVEEGPHRIQELIEWGAKFDKTGEKFAFAREAAHSRSRILRAQGDATGNEMVRVLMAEALRRPRIRRLDYHFTVDLVIEDGRCCGALVLDEHSGRRLLMPARSVVLTTGGAGQVYARTTNPPNATGDGMAMALRAGAVLQDMEFVQFHPTALYLPSSPPFLLSEAMRGEGALLRNTKGELFMHRYHPMGALAPRDIVSRAIWAEMAATKARHVYLDVTQLGADFIRRRFPTIYATCLRYDIDITEEWIPVSPSAHYMMGGVWTDVNGATSVPGLFAAGEVACSGVHGANRLASNSLLEGLVFGARAAIAAVGYGDRYDVPSLSAHEAALNAEHDGSVDDTEKLRSSLRRTMWGQVGVIRSGESLIRACAQLSRWAQMMGQPLGTRASLEVKNMIQVAQCIAEAALWRENSIGAHYRSDFPQARRAGWQHHSRLSITEGISGKQARKSRGLLLNSGGRTG; translated from the coding sequence ATGCGGCGCCTCCCGTCCTCTTCATCACCATCGGCTGATTTTCTCGTCATCGGCAGCGGGGTCGCCGGCCTTCGCGCGGCCCTGGAGCTGAGCCGGGCCGGTCGGGTCCTCATGTTGACCAAAGGCCATCCCCTCCAAAGCAGCTCGATCCATGCGCAGGGAGGAGTCGCCGTGGCCATGAGCGAGGAAGACGATGTCGCCATCCACTTGACCGACACGCTCAAGGCCGGCCACGGACTCTGCCGAAAAGAGGCGGTGCGTGTTCTGGTCGAAGAAGGGCCTCACCGGATTCAGGAACTCATCGAATGGGGCGCGAAGTTCGACAAGACGGGAGAGAAATTCGCGTTTGCCCGCGAGGCGGCTCACAGCCGGAGCCGGATTCTACGCGCTCAAGGGGACGCGACGGGCAACGAAATGGTGCGGGTCCTGATGGCCGAGGCCCTCAGGCGTCCGCGCATCCGCCGGCTCGACTACCACTTTACCGTGGATCTGGTGATCGAAGACGGGCGATGCTGTGGTGCGCTGGTGCTGGATGAGCACTCGGGGCGTCGGCTGTTGATGCCGGCCAGGTCGGTGGTTCTGACGACCGGCGGAGCCGGCCAAGTGTATGCCCGCACGACCAATCCACCCAATGCCACCGGTGACGGGATGGCCATGGCCCTGCGCGCGGGTGCGGTCCTGCAAGACATGGAATTCGTGCAGTTCCATCCGACCGCCCTGTACCTTCCATCGAGCCCCCCCTTTTTACTGTCGGAAGCCATGCGTGGAGAGGGCGCCCTGCTGCGCAACACGAAAGGCGAACTCTTCATGCATCGCTATCATCCGATGGGAGCGTTGGCTCCCAGGGACATCGTCTCTCGCGCCATTTGGGCGGAGATGGCCGCGACGAAGGCCCGGCATGTGTATCTCGACGTCACCCAGCTGGGCGCGGACTTTATCCGGCGCCGCTTCCCGACCATCTATGCGACCTGTCTACGGTATGACATCGATATCACCGAGGAATGGATCCCGGTTTCTCCCAGCGCGCATTACATGATGGGAGGAGTTTGGACCGATGTGAACGGCGCCACGTCGGTGCCGGGGTTGTTTGCCGCGGGTGAAGTCGCCTGCAGCGGAGTTCACGGAGCCAATCGTTTGGCCAGTAATTCATTGCTGGAAGGGTTGGTGTTCGGCGCACGTGCCGCGATCGCGGCCGTCGGTTACGGCGATCGGTACGATGTCCCGTCCCTCAGCGCCCACGAGGCGGCGTTGAACGCCGAGCATGACGGATCGGTCGATGATACGGAAAAGCTTCGCAGTTCGCTCAGAAGGACGATGTGGGGGCAAGTCGGGGTGATCCGTTCGGGAGAATCTCTTATCCGGGCTTGCGCGCAGCTTTCGCGGTGGGCCCAAATGATGGGACAGCCGTTGGGAACCCGGGCTTCGCTGGAAGTAAAAAATATGATCCAGGTTGCACAGTGTATCGCCGAAGCGGCGTTGTGGCGGGAAAACAGCATCGGAGCCCATTACCGGTCGGACTTTCCTCAGGCAAGACGGGCCGGCTGGCAGCACCACAGCCGCCTGTCGATCACCGAGGGGATCAGCGGGAAGCAGGCTCGAAAGTCTCGGGGGTTGCTGCTGAACTCGGGGGGGCGTACCGGTTGA
- a CDS encoding AURKAIP1/COX24 domain-containing protein, protein MASVLKKRRKKMRKHKYKKLRRRQKFLRRKS, encoded by the coding sequence ATGGCTAGCGTGCTCAAGAAACGCCGGAAGAAAATGCGCAAGCACAAGTACAAGAAACTGCGCCGGCGCCAGAAATTCCTTCGACGCAAGAGCTAA
- a CDS encoding DUF6812 domain-containing protein has protein sequence MPEGKKVRIRVRTVTCVYVGDFLIPPMRHRVSDAINEEQRLFINLTDVVINDKDRSEFVAVNKNLIESIAQI, from the coding sequence GTGCCGGAAGGCAAGAAAGTTCGCATCCGCGTTCGCACGGTCACCTGTGTGTACGTCGGGGACTTTCTTATTCCCCCGATGCGGCATCGGGTGTCCGACGCCATCAATGAAGAGCAGCGGCTCTTTATCAACCTCACCGATGTCGTCATCAACGACAAGGATCGCTCGGAGTTTGTGGCCGTCAATAAGAATCTCATCGAATCCATCGCTCAAATCTGA
- a CDS encoding ABC transporter ATP-binding protein: MPTLGKLFPFVKPYLSRMVAAGLLVMIVAAINLALLRLAGTLWDVITVSHDAARMTQLIGAFLGLVLVQGLCSMGHSYLTAWVSQRIVADFRIHVFAHLQTLSVSFFARRRTGELLSRLMNDVTLMQSIATETPIDTAKQLVTFVGGIVFLLVMNWRLCLLILILLPLLVLVARFFGRKLKSLSTSIQDQTAALSTLTEEVISGIRIVKSFVQTDRETGRFSDQIERNLSLGMRRAGIMAVFIPVISLLTFSAAAAVLWYGGRQVIEGSVSPGDLFAFVLFAGILIGPFSSAARVFGQIREAQGATQRVFEILEARPDIHDTVTAYPIDRITGHLRMEQVGFAYDVRQPVLTECSFEAQPGQLIAIVGPTGAGKTTLINLIHRFYDPTEGRIMVDGIELRNITLNSWYRQVSLVPQETILFGGTILDNIRYGNPQADDESVHAASRAAHAHDFIVGLPDSYQTVVGEKGVNLSGGQRQRIAIARAILKNPRILLLDEATSSLDSESERLVQEALERLMTGRTTFVVAHRLTTIQRADRILVLNKGVLVETGTHHELMDRKGLYQYLYSLRLSELPL; this comes from the coding sequence ATGCCTACGCTCGGCAAATTGTTCCCGTTCGTCAAACCGTATCTTTCCCGCATGGTCGCAGCCGGCCTGCTGGTGATGATCGTGGCCGCGATCAATCTCGCGCTGCTGAGGTTGGCAGGCACCCTCTGGGACGTGATTACCGTCAGTCACGACGCTGCACGCATGACGCAATTGATCGGAGCGTTTCTGGGACTCGTGCTCGTCCAGGGACTCTGCTCGATGGGACACAGCTATTTGACTGCGTGGGTGTCTCAACGCATCGTGGCCGACTTTCGAATCCACGTCTTCGCGCATCTTCAAACGCTTTCCGTGTCCTTCTTCGCCCGTCGCCGGACGGGCGAGCTCTTGTCGCGCCTCATGAACGACGTGACGCTCATGCAATCCATCGCCACCGAGACGCCTATCGACACGGCCAAACAGCTCGTCACCTTTGTCGGCGGCATCGTCTTCCTCCTCGTCATGAACTGGCGATTGTGCTTGCTGATTTTGATCCTCCTGCCGCTGCTGGTTCTTGTGGCGCGGTTCTTCGGCCGGAAGCTCAAATCGCTTTCCACGTCCATCCAAGACCAGACCGCGGCGTTGAGCACGTTAACCGAAGAAGTCATCTCCGGCATCCGGATCGTAAAATCCTTCGTGCAGACCGACCGGGAAACCGGTCGGTTCTCGGATCAAATCGAGCGAAATCTGTCCCTCGGCATGCGACGAGCCGGCATTATGGCCGTGTTCATTCCTGTCATCAGTCTCCTGACGTTCTCCGCCGCTGCCGCCGTTCTCTGGTACGGAGGCCGGCAGGTGATCGAGGGATCGGTGTCTCCCGGCGACCTGTTTGCCTTCGTGCTGTTCGCCGGAATCCTGATCGGTCCGTTCAGTTCGGCCGCCAGGGTGTTCGGGCAAATTCGGGAAGCACAAGGCGCCACGCAGCGCGTCTTTGAAATTCTGGAGGCGCGACCGGACATCCACGACACCGTGACCGCGTATCCCATCGACCGGATCACGGGCCATCTCCGCATGGAGCAAGTAGGGTTTGCGTATGACGTCCGGCAACCGGTACTCACGGAATGCTCCTTCGAAGCGCAGCCCGGGCAATTAATCGCGATCGTCGGACCGACGGGAGCGGGGAAAACCACTCTCATCAATTTGATCCATCGCTTTTACGATCCGACGGAAGGCCGGATCATGGTCGACGGCATCGAACTCCGGAACATCACCTTGAATAGCTGGTATCGGCAAGTGTCCCTCGTCCCGCAGGAAACGATCCTGTTCGGCGGGACGATCCTGGACAATATCCGGTACGGCAATCCTCAGGCCGACGACGAATCCGTCCATGCCGCCAGTCGCGCGGCCCATGCGCACGATTTCATCGTCGGCCTTCCGGACTCGTACCAGACCGTGGTGGGTGAAAAAGGCGTCAATCTATCGGGCGGGCAACGGCAGCGCATCGCGATCGCCAGGGCGATTCTGAAAAATCCCCGGATCCTGCTGCTGGATGAAGCGACGTCGTCCCTCGACAGCGAATCCGAGCGGCTGGTCCAGGAAGCCCTCGAACGGTTGATGACGGGGCGCACGACGTTCGTCGTTGCGCATCGTTTGACGACGATCCAACGGGCCGATCGCATTCTGGTGCTCAACAAGGGCGTCCTGGTCGAGACCGGCACTCACCATGAATTGATGGATCGCAAAGGACTCTACCAGTACCTCTATTCGTTGCGTCTCTCCGAACTTCCTCTCTAG
- a CDS encoding response regulator transcription factor: MFAGKKILIVEDEKDILHLVKLYLDKEGFRTLTAANGIDALRQTRSEHPDLVILDLMLPEIDGLEVCKKLRLTPQTAMLPIIMLTAKSEESDMVVGLELGADDYVTKPFSPRGLVARVKALFRRLARANDREISTYQYGSLHLNLSRHEVTVDGQEVPLTAKEFGLLEHLLRNPGRVLTRDVLLNNVWGYDYHGTTRTVDVHVRRIKQKLPLLNDAILSVKSLGYKLKDLSMAA; encoded by the coding sequence ATGTTCGCAGGCAAGAAGATTCTCATCGTCGAGGACGAAAAGGACATCCTTCACCTGGTGAAGCTGTACCTCGACAAAGAAGGATTTCGCACGCTCACGGCGGCGAACGGAATCGATGCGCTCAGACAAACCAGATCGGAGCATCCCGACCTCGTCATCTTGGATCTCATGCTTCCAGAAATCGACGGACTTGAGGTCTGTAAAAAGCTCCGGCTGACTCCGCAAACCGCCATGCTGCCCATCATCATGCTCACGGCTAAGAGCGAAGAGTCCGACATGGTCGTCGGGCTTGAACTGGGAGCCGATGACTACGTCACGAAACCCTTCAGCCCGCGCGGACTTGTCGCTCGCGTGAAAGCCTTGTTTCGACGCCTTGCGCGGGCCAACGATCGGGAGATCAGCACCTACCAATACGGTTCACTCCATCTCAACCTCTCACGCCATGAAGTAACCGTGGACGGGCAGGAAGTGCCGCTGACGGCCAAGGAGTTCGGATTGCTCGAGCACTTACTGAGAAATCCAGGACGGGTGCTGACCCGGGACGTCCTATTGAACAACGTGTGGGGATATGATTATCACGGAACCACGAGAACCGTGGATGTCCACGTCCGGAGAATCAAGCAGAAGCTTCCACTTCTCAATGATGCGATTTTGTCCGTCAAGTCTCTCGGATATAAGCTCAAAGATCTAAGCATGGCCGCATAG
- a CDS encoding RMD1 family protein: protein MGTADQSSVVITKGTCYAIFAYDIGSSINLDEADRRITAGTERGRLRHKARAPQYFEYRPAPLRLMQEGGTLTVANYSSSPTFEVMVYDFGAVTITYRFALDGPFDNLLELSEALYEHEQLLTESRARVEQLIQTIHPAVERPRIATEVEDYLIFEINACTSQDIPLWVSREAELARILRGERTPLSDQEIHDAVSCRISFGTDDAALIDWHSAVLFGRDMDDVRAVLEFANVELMEMRMLDEQLDQSLDQGYEALSRKPRLLSLPGSYDKDTTLIAQLQVDGALLFERVTNTLKLLGDQYLARVYRLASQRFHLEDWDASILRKLETLESIYGKMSDRAGTRRMELLEWIIIVLITVSIAVSFVPIGKP from the coding sequence ATGGGAACCGCGGATCAATCATCGGTCGTCATCACCAAGGGAACCTGCTACGCGATATTTGCCTACGACATCGGATCTTCCATCAACCTGGATGAGGCTGACCGCCGTATCACCGCCGGCACCGAGCGGGGACGTCTCCGTCACAAGGCCAGGGCCCCGCAGTACTTCGAATATCGCCCGGCTCCCTTGCGCTTGATGCAGGAGGGCGGCACGTTGACCGTCGCCAACTACTCGTCGAGCCCGACATTCGAGGTCATGGTCTACGATTTCGGCGCCGTCACCATCACCTACCGATTCGCCTTGGACGGACCGTTCGACAATTTGCTCGAACTCAGCGAGGCGCTCTACGAGCATGAGCAGCTGTTGACGGAATCACGCGCGCGGGTCGAGCAACTCATCCAGACCATTCATCCGGCTGTCGAACGACCGAGGATCGCCACGGAAGTGGAAGACTATCTCATCTTCGAAATCAACGCATGCACCTCCCAGGATATTCCTTTGTGGGTATCCCGGGAAGCCGAACTGGCCCGCATCCTTCGCGGAGAGCGCACGCCCCTGTCGGATCAGGAAATCCACGACGCCGTCTCATGCCGCATTTCGTTTGGGACGGATGACGCCGCCTTGATCGACTGGCATTCCGCCGTGTTGTTCGGAAGGGATATGGACGACGTGCGCGCCGTGCTGGAGTTTGCGAATGTCGAGTTGATGGAAATGCGGATGTTGGACGAACAGCTGGACCAGTCGCTCGATCAAGGATACGAGGCGCTTTCCCGGAAGCCGCGCCTGCTATCCCTACCAGGGTCGTACGATAAGGACACCACTCTCATCGCCCAGCTTCAGGTCGACGGCGCGCTCCTCTTCGAACGAGTCACCAACACGCTGAAGCTGCTGGGAGACCAATATCTCGCACGGGTCTATCGATTGGCCTCTCAACGCTTTCACTTGGAAGACTGGGACGCGAGTATTTTGAGGAAGCTGGAAACGCTGGAAAGTATTTACGGCAAGATGTCGGACCGGGCCGGGACGAGGCGGATGGAGTTGCTGGAATGGATCATCATAGTGTTGATCACCGTGTCCATTGCGGTCTCGTTCGTTCCGATCGGCAAACCCTGA
- a CDS encoding tetratricopeptide repeat protein — protein sequence MNRLEWIIIGLVSWMLVDAGHAVAQRNDMPVGYPQTLERELQLLLEEVRKGKPSPSLLVKLSETYFDMADDMLTDETKRLAAYDAGAEAAKQAFEMDERLADAHFFHALNIGSAARLRGVTNAAFAVKEIKYCAQRAIELDPQHSQALQMMGGLLMEIPWILGGSDKKAQDYLERSVAADGNFANARIMLAKLYLKQGRREEAKRQLEAVMHFDRPHYRYTWERKYKAEAERMLKELGNS from the coding sequence ATGAACCGGCTTGAGTGGATCATCATCGGACTCGTCAGTTGGATGCTTGTAGATGCGGGACACGCGGTCGCTCAGCGAAATGACATGCCCGTCGGCTATCCGCAGACGCTCGAGCGGGAGCTTCAACTGCTACTCGAAGAGGTGCGCAAGGGTAAACCGTCTCCGTCGTTGCTGGTGAAGTTGTCGGAAACCTATTTCGATATGGCGGACGATATGTTGACGGACGAGACGAAGCGTCTGGCGGCTTATGACGCCGGTGCGGAAGCAGCCAAACAGGCCTTTGAAATGGACGAGCGCCTGGCGGACGCCCATTTTTTTCATGCGTTGAACATCGGCAGTGCCGCACGCCTCCGGGGCGTCACGAATGCGGCGTTTGCCGTGAAAGAAATCAAGTACTGCGCGCAGCGCGCCATCGAACTCGATCCGCAACATTCCCAAGCGCTTCAGATGATGGGCGGGTTGCTGATGGAGATCCCTTGGATCTTGGGGGGAAGCGACAAGAAGGCCCAGGACTATCTCGAGCGCTCGGTGGCGGCCGACGGCAATTTCGCCAATGCGCGCATCATGCTGGCCAAACTCTATCTGAAGCAAGGCCGGCGGGAAGAGGCCAAACGACAGCTGGAGGCCGTCATGCATTTCGATCGGCCGCATTACCGCTATACCTGGGAGCGTAAGTACAAGGCGGAGGCCGAGCGGATGCTCAAAGAACTCGGGAACTCCTGA